From a single Raphanus sativus cultivar WK10039 chromosome 3, ASM80110v3, whole genome shotgun sequence genomic region:
- the LOC108847648 gene encoding receptor-like cytoplasmic kinase 185: MWIFSLAGGSSGSGRDALTMVFRALVSVCCVVSLFNVRLANALHEGPTLSPLTSPVLPLPAEFPPFHRKHLAPQQAEAPLHSPRYSRLVASVHPPTSSRFSKPSNVQSPGAGLVDIAPTQPSNGALPDGLTKPPLSPSISDCCKPDMVLKRGSIGCHCVYPIKLDILLLNVSDTPSWNMFLNEFASQLGLLPHQIELINFYMLSLSRMNISMDITPHSGISFSASQASAINSSLISHKIQFSPTLVGDYKLLNFTWFEAPAPSQAPQVASSPQKAPSQGSSASTSVSSPKKKRHPNLILIFAVAAGVLIAAIISVLVICSCALREEKAPDPLHKEVGKPRILEAASSGGSLPHPASTRFLSYEELKEATSNFESASILGEGGFGKVYRGILADGTAVAIKKLTSGGPQGDREFQVEIDMLSRLHHRNLVKLVGYYSSRDSSQHLLCYELVPNGSLEAWLHGPLGLNCPLDWDTRMKIALDAAKGLAYLHEDSQPSVIHRDFKASNILLENNFNAKVADFGLAKQAPEGRGNHLSTRVMGTFGYVAPEYAMTGHLLVKSDVYSYGVVLLELLTGRKPVDMSQPSGQENLVTWTRPVLRDKDRLEELVDSRLEGKYPKEDFARVCTIAAACVAPEASQRPTMGEVVQSLKMVQRVVEYQEPVLNASNKARPNRRQSSATMESEVSSSMFSSGPYSGLSAFDHENITRTNVFSEDLHEGR, translated from the exons ATGTGGATTTTCTCACTCGCGGGGGGCTCTTCTG GTTCGGGAAGAGATGCTCTGACAATGGTTTTTAGAGCGTTGGTTTCTGTATGCTGTGTGGTTTCTCTCTTCAATGTTCGATTAGCAAATGCTCTACATGAAGGGCCAACGTTATCACCTTTAACTTCACCAGTTCTTCCCCTACCAGCTGAGTTTCCGCCGTTTCATAGAAAGCATTTGGCACCACAACAAGCAGAAGCACCTCTGCATTCTCCCCGTTATAGTCGATTGGTCGCTTCTGTTCATCCCCCTACGAGTTCTCGTTTCTCCAAACCGTCTAATGTCCAGTCTCCTGGAGCAGGCTTGGTAGATATTGCTCCAACACAACCTAGTAATGGCGCACTTCCTGATGGCTTAACCAAGCCACCTTTGTCTCCCTCCATTTCAG ATTGTTGCAAACCAGATATGGTACTGAAACGAGGAAGTATTGGCTGCCACTGCGTGTATCCTATAAAGCTGGACATCCTTCTCTTGAATGTTTCAGATACTCCTAGCTGGAACATGTTCCTGAACGAATTTGCCTCCCAGCTTGGTCTCCTACCTCACCAAATTGAGCTGATCAACTTCTATATGCTAAGCTTATCAAGGATGAACATTTCAATGGATATCACGCCTCACTCTGGAATAAGTTTTTCAGCGAGTCAGGCCTCAGCAATTAACTCGTCACTTATCAGCCACAAGATTCAGTTTAGCCCTACTTTGGTGGGAGACTACAAACTTCTGAACTTTACTTGGTTTGAGGCCCCTGCACCTTCTCAAG CACCTCAAGTGGCTTCTTCACCTCAGAAAGCACCATCACAAGGATCCTCAGCATCTACGTCAGTAAGTTCTCCGAAGAAAAAGAGGCATCCCAATCTTATTCTTATCTTTGCTGTAGCCGCTGGTGTGCTTATTGCTGCCATAATCTCTGTGCTTGTCATTTGCTCCTGCGCACTGCGAGAAGAGAAAGCTCCTGATCCTCTTCACAAAGAAGTTG GAAAACCAAGGATCCTAGAAGCTGCTTCATCAGGGGGATCACTTCCCCACCCAGCAAGTACACGGTTTCTGTCATATGAAGAACTCAAAGAGGCAACAAGCAATTTTGAATCTGCCAGCATCTTAGGGGAAGGTGGGTTTGGCAAGGTTTACAGAGGCATCTTAGCCGATGGTACTGCTGTAGCAATTAAGAAGCTAACAAGTGGAGGACCACAAGGTGATAGAGAATTCCAGGTGGAGATTGATATGCTAAGCCGTCTTCATCATCGTAATCTTGTGAAACTTGTTGGTTACTATAGCAGTCGAGATTCTTCTCAGCACCTACTTTGTTATGAGCTTGTTCCCAATGGCAGCTTAGAGGCTTGGCTCCATG GGCCTCTTGGGTTGAACTGTCCTCTTGATTGGGACACCAGAATGAAGATTGCACTTGATGCTGCAAAAGGCTTAGCTTACCTTCATGAAGACTCGCAACCATCGGTTATACACAGAGATTTTAAAGCATCTAATATACTCCTTGAGAACAACTTCAACGCCAAAGTTGCAGATTTTGGACTAGCCAAACAAGCTCCTGAAGGCAGGGGTAATCACTTATCTACACGTGTAATGGGCACATTTGG GTACGTAGCACCAGAATATGCTATGACGGGACACCTACTCGTCAAGAGTGATGTGTATAGTTACGGTGTTGTACTTCTCGAGTTGCTTACTGGTAGAAAGCCTGTGGATATGTCACAACCTTCAGGCCAAGAAAACCTCGTCACTTGG ACAAGGCCAGTTCTTAGAGATAAAGACCGTTTAGAAGAACTAGTTGATTCAAGACTAGAAGGAAAATACCCAAAAGAAGATTTTGCAAGAGTCTGCACTATAGCTGCAGCTTGTGTTGCACCTGAAGCTAGCCAGAGACCAACGATGGGTGAAGTGGTTCAGTCGCTTAAAATGGTTCAAAGGGTCGTTGAGTATCAAGAGCCAGTTTTAAACGCTTCAAACAAAGCTCGTCCTAACCGTAGACAGTCATCAGCTACGATGGAATCAGAAGTATCTTCTTCCATGTTCTCTTCTGGTCCATATTCTGGTTTAAGTGCCTTTGATCATGAAAATATTACACGAACAAATGTTTTCTCTGAAGATCTTCATGAAGGCCGGTGA
- the LOC108844811 gene encoding uncharacterized protein LOC108844811, with the protein MTKGLVLAREWIQVQDSVPKRQQGLPPVPRSHREEVRLPITTCNTDASWEATTRRSGLAWIFSTPGTNLSQEGSTRVDNVSSPLMAEALAIRSGILAAVDLNITKLRVCSDCQTLIRAIKNKQQIKEIFGVVSDIMQISSLFESIVFVYVSRSENRQADCLAKRASVSFQLV; encoded by the coding sequence ATGACAAAAGGGTTAGTTCTAGCTCGTGAGTGGATTCAAGTGCAAGATAGTGTTCCTAAAAGGCAGCAGGGGTTACCTCCAGTACCTCGGTCACATCGAGAAGAAGTCAGACTCCCAATCACGACATGCAACACGGACGCCTCTTGGGAAGCAACGACAAGAAGATCGGGCCTTGCGTGGATCTTCTCCACTCCGGGTACGAATCTGTCTCAGGAGGGATCTACAAGAGTCGACAACGTCTCCTCCCCTCTGATGGCGGAGGCTCTCGCAATCCGATCAGGCATTCTCGCGGCGGTTGATCTCAACATCACAAAGCTCCGGGTGTGCTCCGATTGTCAAACGCTCATCAGAGCTATCAAAAACAAACAGCAGATCAAGGAGATCTTCGGTGTCGTCTCAGATATCATGCAAATCTCTTCTCTGTTTGAATCTATCGTTTTCGTCTATGTTTCTCGATCTGAAAACCGTCAAGCTGATTGTTTAGCTAAACGGGCTTCAGTTTCTTTTCAGCTTGTCTAA
- the LOC108843965 gene encoding receptor-like protein 6, protein MLGERNTEHSYKKRHPLSCWHEKAMSSTMIFFLRTIVLLLFSTSKFVSNFASLTPDLCHPDERDVLLQLKTEFKILKPNDDCITSYPKTESWGNSGTDYCNWDGVTCDIKSGMVIVLDLSCSCLYGPFKSNSSLFRLKHLRSLNLAYNNFNLSPIPAKFNNLILLETLNLSSSSLKGLIPREILQLTNLVSLDLSFCDSLSIENPPLFLRLLAQNLRNLRALDMSFVNISSEIPHEFSYMRSLRYLSLRSCYLVGEFPSSVFLIPNLQSIILYSNLNLRGELPVFQRNSSLQVLGISVSSFSGIIPESIGNLKHLVSLTLEISNFSGRIPSSLGELSNLSTLSLSRNHFRGEVPSSIGNLKQLISFDVPSNQLTGKFPSVLLNLTKLRGIDLSANQFTGFLPPNIGQLSKLESLVADDNYFTGAVPSSLYQISSLITISLARNQLSDLVDLNVFSSLKQLVILDLSGIPVSTSNITSDSDFSSNFGDLSLSGCNITEFPEFIRNQRNLNSLDMSKNSIKGHVPDWLWSLQELHNLDLSHNSLSGFDGSLKAVSGSKISMLDLRSNDFQGKIFIPSTSVTFLLASSNNFTGEIPLSLCSAQFSPTIIDLSNNNFHGSIPRCLGVDISFLEDLNLRNNSLTGSIPDMFKHAYELISFDVSHNRLEGKIPLSLTNCSALEVLNVQSNKINDTFPFQLSSLQKLQVLVLRSNKFHGMLYQSGGAWFGFPQLKIIDASHNDFFGTLPSDYFLNWTAVSSNEDKDTQAHYIGGSLGYGYYTSLVLMNKGVSMEMERILTIYTAIDFSGNRIHGQVPESIGLLKELHVLNLSRNAFTGHIPPSLANVTALESLDLSQNKLSGEIPPSLGDLSSLAWINVSHNQLQGSIPQGTQFQRQNCSSYEGNPGLYGPSLKDICGESTPPESEVPVSSEEEEKEETLSWMAAGLGFAPGVVLGFSIGYVVVRNKKRGTR, encoded by the coding sequence ATGTTGGGAGAGAGAAATACAGAACATTCGTATAAAAAGAGACATCCATTAAGCTGTTGGCATGAAAAAGCTATGTCATCAACAATGATCTTCTTTCTTCGTAccattgttcttcttctcttctccacttCAAAATTTGTCAGCAATTTTGCTTCTCTTACACCTGACCTTTGTCATCCGGATGAGAGAGATGTTCTTCTCCAGCTCAAGACGGAGTTCAAGATTCTGAAGCCTAATGATGACTGTATCACTTCTTACCCGAAGACGGAGTCATGGGGGAACAGCGGCACCGACTATTGTAACTGGGACGGTGTAACTTGCGATATCAAGTCCGGGATGGTGATTGTTCTCGACCTTAGTTGCAGCTGTCTTTATGGTCCCTTCAAATCCAATTCTAGTCTTTTCAGACTGAAACATCTCAGAAGTCTGAACCTTGCCTACAACAACTTCAATCTGTCTCCAATCCCAGCTAAGTTCAATAATCTCATCTTGTTAGAAACACTAAACCTCTCAAGTTCTTCACTGAAAGGTCTTATCCCAAGAGAAATTCTCCAGCTCACCAATTTGGTCTCTCTCGATCTATCTTTTTGTGATTCTTTGTCCATTGAAAACCCACCATTGTTTCTCCGTCTACTTGCTCAAAACCTGAGGAACCTTAGAGCCTTGGATATGAGCTTCGTTAACATATCTTCAGAAATCCCCCACGAGTTTTCATACATGCGCTCTCTAAGATATCTAAGTCTTAGGAGTTGCTATCTGGTTGGAGAGTTTCCAAGCAGTGTTTTCCTGATACCAAACTTACAGTCTATTATATTGTATTCAAACCTAAACCTGAGAGGCGAACTTCCTGTTTTTCAGAGGAACAGCTCTCTGCAAGTCTTAGGTATTTCCGTTTCATCGTTTTCAGGTATCATACCTGAGTCCATCGGCAACCTTAAACATTTGGTTTCGTTGACCCTTGAAATATCCAATTTCTCTGGGAGGATTCCATCTTCACTTGGTGAACTTTCTAATCTATCAACTCTCAGTCTTTCCCGCAATCATTTCAGAGGTGAAGTACCATCTTCAATTGGCAATCTAAAACAGTTGATCAGCTTTGATGTTCCCAGTAATCAGCTCACTGGAAAATTTCCATCTGTACTACTCAACTTAACCAAACTACGTGGTATAGATCTCAGTGCCAACCAGTTCACAGGCTTCCTCCCACCTAACATTGGCCAACTCTCCAAATTGGAAAGCCTTGTCGCAGATGATAATTATTTTACAGGAGCAGTTCCTTCATCCTTGTATCAAATCTCTTCATTGATCACAATCTCTTTGGCGAGAAATCAACTCAGTGATCTTGTTGACTTAAATGTTTTCTCTTCTCTCAAACAGCTAGTAATACTAGATCTTTCGGGTATCCCTGTTTCAACATCAAACATCACTTCTGATTCTGATTTTTCATCAAATTTCGGGGATTTGTCCTTGTCAGGCTGCAACATCACTGAGTTTCCTGAGTTCATAAGAAACCAGAGAAATCTTAATTCTCTAGACATGTCCAAAAACAGCATCAAAGGTCACGTACCAGACTGGTTATGGAGTCTACAAGAGTTGCACAATCTGGATCtttctcacaactccttatCGGGTTTTGATGGATCCTTGAAAGCTGTATCTGGAAGTAAGATCAGTATGTTAGATCTAAGGTCAAATGATTTCCAGGGGAAAATCTTCATCCCATCCACATCTGTAACCTTCTTGCTTGCTTCGAGCAATAACTTCACTGGAGAGATACCTCTATCCTTATGTAGTGCACAATTCTCTCCTACCATCATTGATCTATCAAACAACAACTTCCACGGCTCAATCCCAAGGTGTTTAGGGGTTGATATAAGTTTTCTTGAGGATCTAAATCTTCGTAACAATAGCCTCACCGGAAGTATTCCTGACATGTTCAAGCATGCCTATGAGCTAATTTCGTTTGATGTCAGCCACAACCGACTGGAGGGGAAAATTCCTTTATCTCTTACCAATTGTTCTGCTCTGGAAGTTCTGAATGTGCAGAGCAACAAAATCAACGACACATTTCCGTTCCAGTTGAGTTCCTTGCAGAAGCTACAAGTTCTTGTCCTCCGATCCAACAAGTTTCATGGCATGTTGTATCAATCCGGTGGGGCTTGGTTCGGGTTTCCTCAGTTGAAAATAATTGATGCGTCACATAACGACTTCTTTGGCACCTTACCATCTGATTACTTCCTCAACTGGACTGCAGTATCTTCGAATGAAGATAAAGATACACAAGCGCACTATATTGGGGGTTCTCTTGGCTATGGCTACTACACTTCCCTTGTTTTGATGAATAAAGGAGTATCAATGGAAATGGAACGTATCCTCACAATCTATACAGCAATTGATTTTTCTGGAAACAGAATCCATGGACAAGTCCCTGAGTCCATCGGTCTGTTGAAGGAACTCCATGTTCTCAATCTGTCAAGAAATGCTTTCACAGGACACATCCCACCGTCTTTGGCTAACGTCACTGCACTGGAATCACTGGACCTATCCCAAAACAAGCTTTCTGGTGAGATCCCTCCATCGCTCGGGGACCTCTCTTCTCTTGCGTGGATAAATGTTTCACATAATCAACTCCAAGGTTCAATACCACAGGGTACACAGTTCCAGCGACAAAACTGCTCTTCATACGAGGGAAACCCCGGACTTTATGGTCCTTCTCTTAAGGATATTTGTGGAGAATCAACACCACCAGAATCTGAAGTGCCAGTGtcatcagaagaagaagaaaaagaggaaaCTTTGAGTTGGATGGCAGCAGGGTTAGGCTTTGCACCTGGAGTTGTACTTGGATTTAGCATCGGATACGTAGTGGTCAGAAACAAGAAACGGGGCACTCGTTAG
- the LOC108845982 gene encoding beta-carotene isomerase D27, chloroplastic, protein MTILLLHVPPPTTPILFSNSYSPRSTTTRTLDLTRRLRCRVSNSSEVKSEYNPGVLDDFFMRSFRTKLVEEVGSDSDKPGYVGLIELVKLLLLQGRTRSETNDAAVRILKSLFPPLILELYKLLIAPLAQGKIAALMVARVTVLTCQWLMGPCKVNTIDLPNGESWESGVFVEKCQYLEESKCVGVCINTCKLPTQTFFKDYMGVPLLMEPDFKDYSCQFKFGVAPPKDDGNVNEPCLETCSIASRRKLNSGECPMA, encoded by the exons ATGACTATCCTTCTTCTCCATGTCCCTCCTCCGACAACGCCCATCCTCTTCTCCAACTCATATTCTCCACGCTCCACCACCACACGAACTCTCGATCTCACGCGGCGCCTTCGTTGCCGCGTCTCCAATTCCTCAGAG GTTAAATCGGAGTACAATCCTGGAGTTCTCGACGATTTCTTCATGCGTTCGTTCCGGACCAAACTGGTGGAG GAAGTCGGGTCGGATTCAGACAAACCAGGTTACGTTGGTCTTATTGAGCTTGTCAAGCTTCTCTTGTTGCAAGGTCGTACTAGGTCCGAGACCAATGACGCAGCG GTGCGGATACTGAAGTCTTTGTTTCCACCGCTCATATTAGAGCTTTACAAGCTTCTCATTGCTCCTTTAGCACAAGGGAAGATAGCTGCATTGATGGTTG CGAGAGTTACTGTACTTACATGTCAATGGCTCATGGGACCTTGCAAAGTGAATACCATAGATCTTCCTAATGGAGAATCTTGGGAGAGCGGG GTTTTTGTGGAGAAATGTCAGTATCTAGAAGAGAGCAAATGTGTGGGAGTATGCATCAATACTTGTAAACTACCAACTCAG ACATTCTTTAAAGACTACATGGGAGTTCCTCTGTTGATGGAGCCAGACTTCAAAGATTATAGTTGCCAG TTTAAATTTGGGGTAGCTCCACCGAAGGATGATGGCAATGTTAATGAACCGTGTCTTGAGACATGCTCCATCGCCAGCCGCAGGAAATTAAATTCCGGGGAGTGTCCTATGGCGTAA
- the LOC108844444 gene encoding pentatricopeptide repeat-containing protein At4g01990, mitochondrial, whose protein sequence is MMSMYSASRLARRFCATLASAPVGEASAAAASTRKHRSVYKKLSNLGSKGGKMEETLNKFAMEGIPIVKHDLVRYAKDLRKNRLPQRALEVFEWMEKKEIAFTGSDHAIRLDLISKTKGLEAAESYFNALDPSSKNRSSYGALLNCYCVERDEDKAKSHFDEMADLNLVTNSLPYNNLMAMYLRLGQYDKVPSLVAAMKEKNISPCAITYSMWIQSCGSSNDLDAVEKVVEEMKDDSSWDTFANLASIYAKAGLYGKAEAALKSLEEKMNPHKRDSYHFLISLYAGISNPSEVYRVWELLKKGHPKVNNSSSLAMIQALSRLNDFDGIRKVFKEWESTCWTYDMRVANVMISSYLKENLYEEAEAVFDGAVEKCKGQLSKGRQLLMIHLLKNGRADLALKHLEAAVADQDKNWSWSSELIGSFFLHFEKAKDVEGAEELCKTLAKWSPLGSETYTLLVKTYVAAEKACHGMRERLKEDGIEIDDEMEGLLSKICH, encoded by the exons ATGATGTCGATGTATTCCGCTTCACGCCTCGCGAGGAGGTTCTGTGCAACGCTCGCATCCGCTCCGGTCGGCGAGGCTagtgctgctgctgcttctacTCGGAAGCATCGCTCTGTCTACAAGAAACTGTCAAACCTTGGCTCGAAGGGAGGCAAAATGGAAGAAACGCTGAACAAGTTCGCCATGGAAGGTATCCCTATCGTAAAACACGACCTTGTTCGCTACGCCAAGGATCTCCGCAAGAACCGCCTACCTCAACGCGCTCTCGAG GTCTTTGAGTGGATGGAGAAAAAGGAAATTGCTTTCACTGGAAGCGACCACGCGATTCGTTTAGATCTTATCTCCAAGACCAAAGGCCTAGAGGCAGCTGAAAGCTACTTCAACGCTCTAGACCCTTCTTCCAAGAACCGTTCGAGCTACGGCGCCCTCTTGAACTGCTACTGCGTGGAACGCGATGAAGACAAAGCAAAGTCGCATTTCGACGAGATGGCTGATCTCAATCTCGTGACGAACTCTCTACCGTACAATAACCTCATGGCCATGTACCTGCGGCTAGGTCAATACGACAAGGTGCCATCACTTGTCGCTGCGATGAAGGAGAAGAATATATCTCCTTGCGCCATCACTTACTCCATGTGGATACAAAGCTGTGGAAGTTCAAACGACTTAGACGCTGTTGAGAAAGTTGTGGAGGAGATGAAAGATGATTCCTCGTGGGATACATTCGCTAATCTTGCCTCGATCTACGCTAAAGCTGGTCTCTATGGTAAAGCAGAAGCAGCGTTGAAGTCTTTGGAGGAGAAGATGAATCCACACAAGCGTGATTCGTATCATTTCCTCATTAGTCTGTACGCTGGAATCTCTAACCCTTCCGAGGTGTATCGAGTTTGGGAGTTGCTAAAGAAGGGTCACCCTAAAGTCAACAACTCGAGCTCTCTTGCAATGATCCAAGCGCTGAGTAGACTCAACGACTTTGATGGAATCAGGAAGGTCTTTAAAGAGTGGGAATCGACTTGCTGGACTTACGATATGAGGGTGGCTAACGTGATGATTAGCAGCTACTTGAAAGAGAACTTGTACGAAGAAGCCGAGGCTGTTTTCGACGGTGCTGTGGAGAAGTGTAAAGGTCAGCTCTCGAAGGGGAGACAGCTTTTGATGATTCATTTGTTGAAGAATGGTCGGGCGGATTTGGCTTTGAAGCATTTGGAAGCGGCTGTTGCGGATCAGGACAAGAACTGGAGTTGGAGCTCGGAGCTGATTGGTTCTTTCTTTCTCCACTTTGAGAAGGCTAAAGACGTTGAGGGTGCAGAAGAGTTGTGCAAGACTTTGGCGAAGTGGAGTCCTTTAGGTTCTGAAACTTACACTCTTCTTGTAAAGACTTATGTAGCTGCGGAGAAAGCTTGTCACGGTATGCGAGAGAGATTGAAGGAAGATGGGATCGAAATAGACGATGAGATGGAAGGTTTGCTCAGCAAGATTTGCCATTGA